From the Grus americana isolate bGruAme1 unplaced genomic scaffold, bGruAme1.mat scaffold_642, whole genome shotgun sequence genome, the window cttcgGCCGCGCGACGAGGGCAGAAGGGCTTCCCTCAGGACGGAGCCTGCTTGCACACgaccttcctgcctgtgcccacgcCAGCACCCTGCGCTAGCTCAGCTCCGAGCCGGCTAGTACTTTTGCCGCCACAGTGCCcggcccaccagcacagccctctcctcctcctcctcgctgaCCGCCTCCCCGAGATGCAGCAAGTCAagccccagccctcggcaccgTGCCGCTGACAGGTGTCCGCCAGCACTCCGCTTTGCCTaccttttcttgcctggccattttctctgcctccagcttgagcCTGGTCAGATACTGCCTGTACTCGTTGAACTCCTTCAGAGTGCAAACCACCTATGGAGAGACGAGGGGAGAAATCACCCGAGCACTGTCAAGCCAGCTacgcagcctgccttccccgaaAGAGCCCGAACCcagcgggaggggagctgctgctgtgcgtacgccgcctctgtgctcagggaaccCCGCGCGGAGGGAACcgtttttcccagcccagcgacGCCCAAACCTACTTTGCCGTCGCTGGTGACGTAAccctctttcttcagcctccGGAGGTTGTCTTTGCGTTTGTAGTAGGCCTGCAGATGCGGGTC encodes:
- the LOC129200904 gene encoding fibrous sheath-interacting protein 2-like, which encodes MEPELLDLPLGVKIPVVPGSKPVFSRAKLGEKLHRPSGYFDLGDPYCRLTSTEYNSLHDPHLQAYYKRKDNLRRLKKEGYVTSDGKVGLGVAGLGKTVPSARGSLSTEAAYAQQQLPSRWVRALSGKAGCVAGLTVLG